In Edaphobacter aggregans, the sequence CCATGGCGGCACTGTGCCCGACGACTACCCCCTCGAAAGCGAGTATGGCACCGTCCGCTTCTCCGACCTCTTCGGCGACAAGCAGACTCTCGTCATTTATAGCGCCATGTTCGGACCACAACGCAAGCGCCCCTGCCCCATGTGCACTACCCTGCTCACCTCATGGGACGGCACAGCAAGGAACCTTCGCGAGCGCGTCGCTCTAGCTGTCACTGCCCGTTCGCCCATCGAGCGCCTCCTCGACTTCAAAAAAGAACGCGGCTGGCAGAACCTGCAGCTCTATTCAGACACAAAGGGCGACTACACGCGCAGTTACGTCAGCGCCGAAGATGCGGACATGCCGGCCGTGAACATCTTTACCCGTCGTGATGGCACGATCCGTCATTTCTGGGCCGCCGAGATGAGCGGCGACACAGCCGACCCCGGGCAGGATCCGCGTGGAGCTCCGGACATCGACCCCTCCTGGACCGTCCTCGATCTCACACCCGAGGGCCGCGGAGCCGATTGGTATCCAAAGCTCGAATACACCCCAACCCACTAGCTGCACCGAATTGATACAGATCGGATACCCCATCCTTTGCGTTTTTGCAAAGGGTGGGTATCGAACCGCGACGGAAAGTCGCACTCCCCGTGAAATCGTATCCTTGTAAATCTTCCCGTCTTTCATAATCACCACGAAGTTCGTAGCCGGATCCCCAGCTTCATAGATGCAAAAAAAAACGGTCGTACCGACCTACCCGAGAAACCTTACCCATTCCGAAACATCTGCTTAATCCCCCGCAGAGCCTGTCGAGTCCGCTCCTCGTTCTCAATCAGCGAGAACCGGACATGACCATCACCATGCTCACCAAACCCAACACCCGGACTAACGGCAACCTTAGCCTCAGCTAACAGCTTCTTCGAGAACTCAACCGACCCCAGCGCCCGATACTGCTCCGGAATCTTAGCCCACGCAAACATCGTGGCCTTCGGTAAGTCCACGGGCCAACCCAGCTTATTCAACCCCGGCACCAGAACATCCCGCCGGGCCTTGTAGTTGTCGCGAATCTCAGCGACACAATCCTGCGGCCCTTCCAGCGCAGCAATCGAAGCCACCTGAATCGGCGTAAACGTCCCATAGTCGAAGTAGCTCTTGATCCGCCCCAGCGCCCCGACCAGCTTCTTATTTCCCACCATGAAGCCGACGCGCCACCCCGGCATGTTGTAGCTCTTCGAAAGCGTAAAAAACTCAACCGCAATATCCTTCGCCCCCGGAACCTCCAGGATGCTGGGCGCGCGATAACCATCGAACACAATGTCGGCATATGCCAGATCATGCACGATATAAATTCCGAGTTCCTTGCAAAGAGCAACAATCCGCTCAAAGAAAGGAAGCTCCACACACTGCGCCGTAGGATTCGCCGGAAAGTTCAGGATCAGCAACTTCGGCCTCGGCTCCATGCGCGGAAGCTCATACTCCAGCGCAGCCAGCACCTGATCCGCACAAGCATCCGGCACCGGAATACTCTGCACCTTCGACCCCGCAATCACCGGCCCAAAGATGTGAATCGGATAACTAGGATTCGGCACCGCAACAGTATCCACATCATCGAGTACCGCAAGACAAAGATGCGCAATCCCTTCTTTCGAGCCGATCGTCACAATCGCCTCGGTCTCCTGATCGAGATCGACGTTATAACGCGTCTTGTACCAGTTGCAGATCGCCCTGCGCAGCCGCGGAATTCCTCGCGAAAGCGAGTAGCGATGCGTCGCCGTCTTCTGCGCGGCCTCAATCAGCTTGTCGACAATAGCCTTCGGAGTAGCACCATCAGGATTCCCCATCCCGAAGTCGATAATGTCCTCGCCCCGCTTCCGAGCCGCAGCCTTCAACTCGCTCGTTATGTTGAACACATACGCCGGCAGCCGTGTCAGCCTTCTAAACTCGTCCATCGCGTCCCGCTTGCCCCCAACCAAGTCTCAATCCATCATGCCATCATCGGCCGAGCAAAACTCCACACGTGCCTCACTCGACATCACCCAAATCACTTCGCCGTAAACACCACCTGCACCGGCAGACTCTTCGGCGGATAGCAAGCCGCATGATCGCAAGCCTGATACTTCAGCACCCCATCCACCGTATGCTGCCCAGCCTCAGCCACCACCGGTACCTTCACCGTAAATGCGCCCGAGTAAACATCCAGCTTCTCCGAAGGGTCAAAGCTGAAGCTGTAACTCGTACCCGCCGGATACTCAACCGCACCAACCTTCACTCCATCGACAGGCTTCATCGTCACCGCCGTAGGAATCAGCAGCTCGGACTTCGGCGTATGCGAGTTCACATGAAACCCATCCATCACTCGAAAGTTCAGCTCGACGACACTCTTCGCCCCAGCCTTCAAAGTCTGAGGCTCAGCAGCAAAAGACACATACTGTTTCGGCTTGGCGGCAGGAGCATCCAGACTCCCAATCTGAGCCACCAGCGTCCCCGAACCCAAAATCAACCCCGCCAGCACGACACCAAACCGCATCACTGCCCCCCCGCCGCAACCTGCTTAGCAGGGGTGCCCGCAGAACTACCCGAAGCAATCGTCTTCTTGATATTCGCCTCGATCTCGTCCTTCGTCCCCAGCCCCGCGGTCACTTCCACCACCAAACCATTCTTGTCCACATAAAACGACATCGGCAGAACTTCCAAGCCGCCGTAAGCCGTCTGAACCTTTCCATCCGTCAGCAGAATCGGATAGCTCACACCCGTCTTATGCGCCACCTTGGCGATCACGTCCTTGCCCGCATCGACATCATCGGCAAGCCCGAGAATCTCAAACCCCTGCCCCGCATACTGCTTCCGGAACTCCTCAAACCAAGGCATCTCCACCTTGCAAGGCCCGCACCATGTCGCCCAGAAGTTCACCAGCACCGGACGCCCCTTGTAGTCGCTCAGCGAGACCTTCTTTCCCTCCAAACTCGTCAGCGCAAACCCAGGCGCCGCCTTCCCACGCAGTTGCGGCTCCTCGCCTTCGACAGTCGACTGCCCACTCTGCGCCGCCTTATCCGGAATCAACTCGACCCTGTTCTGCTGCGCCCGCTGCATCGCGAGCTTCCGCTCCCGCAGGTTATGCCAACCCGCCCACAACAGCATCGAAATCCCAACGACGATCAAACCAAGAAACAGCGCACTCCGCTTCACTTTGAGAATCCTTCCGGCCAGCTCCGAATAAGCTCGAAGAGCCCGCCCACGGCTTCCACTAGTCTATCGCCTTTCGGACCTTCGCCATGTCGGACACCCCGTATCTGCTTGACGAGCCTTCCCCCCAGGCAGATACTTCTCCAAATTCATCTCCCATTTTGCGAGGCAGGTCCATGAATGTGCAGTCCGCAATCAACGCAGGCCTCTTCGTTCAATTTGTCGCAAACACCTGGCAGGATGCCACCGGGAAAAACGCCGACCTCGACGACCGCCCTATCCTAAACACCACCGGCCAGCCCATCATCCCAGGCAAAAACTACACCGTTCTCAAGACCCTCTACGCCTGCGACCTCGCCACCGATATCCATCCAAACCGTCCATGCGACGACGGCTGGAAGACCATGGGCATCCTGGCCACAAACGACAACGACCCCAACGATGTCTTCATCGCCATACGCGGCACCCTTACCATCTGGGAGTGGATCCAGGACGTAAAATTCTTCCCAAAACCTTTTTCCAATGTCACCGGCAGTGGACTAACCGAAGACGGCTTCACCGACATGTACCAATCGTTCTCCCTTAAACCATCCGCCAATCCAGGAGTCTTCATCAACGATCTGATCGCGCTTATCCCGGCGCAGGCGACAGTCACCGTTACAGGCCACAGCCTCGGAGCAGCCATCGCCACCCTCTTTGCGCTTGACCTCGCCGCCCACTCCAAATTCCCACTCACGGTCTATACCCTCGCCAGCCCCCGCGTAGGCGATCTCACATTCCACAATGTCTTTGACTCCACAATCCTCAATGCCTTCCGAGTCGTCAATCGGCTAGATATCGTCCCCAAAACACCTCCGCCCCCTTTGTACATTCACGTGGGCGACGAGAGCGAACTCGTTCCAAAAGGACAAGTGAGCCCAACCATTCCCTGCGAGCACCATCTCACGACCTATCTCAACCTGCTCGCCACCGAAATAGGAACACAAGCCAGCTATCCCATCGAGGCTGATTGTGTACCAGGAGCAAAAGCTATCCCCCTGACAAATCCCAGAGCATCGACCCCCGCTCAAGTCTGACCCGCAGTTCAAAAATGAACCTGGCCCTCCTAGCTTCGGGCACATTGAAAATGTGAAACAAAAACTGTTTGATTTTCTGCCCCTGAGCGTAGCGAACGGAGAAGACCCCCGTATTTCGCTTTGTCTTTGCTGTCGTTCGTTCCTTGGTTCTCTAGATCAACCAAATTTC encodes:
- a CDS encoding DUF899 family protein produces the protein MADSTTLIPATELAAKNKAHFPNESSEYRQARNALLAEELELRRHIERVAALRRAPPHGGTVPDDYPLESEYGTVRFSDLFGDKQTLVIYSAMFGPQRKRPCPMCTTLLTSWDGTARNLRERVALAVTARSPIERLLDFKKERGWQNLQLYSDTKGDYTRSYVSAEDADMPAVNIFTRRDGTIRHFWAAEMSGDTADPGQDPRGAPDIDPSWTVLDLTPEGRGADWYPKLEYTPTH
- the alaC gene encoding alanine transaminase, with amino-acid sequence MDEFRRLTRLPAYVFNITSELKAAARKRGEDIIDFGMGNPDGATPKAIVDKLIEAAQKTATHRYSLSRGIPRLRRAICNWYKTRYNVDLDQETEAIVTIGSKEGIAHLCLAVLDDVDTVAVPNPSYPIHIFGPVIAGSKVQSIPVPDACADQVLAALEYELPRMEPRPKLLILNFPANPTAQCVELPFFERIVALCKELGIYIVHDLAYADIVFDGYRAPSILEVPGAKDIAVEFFTLSKSYNMPGWRVGFMVGNKKLVGALGRIKSYFDYGTFTPIQVASIAALEGPQDCVAEIRDNYKARRDVLVPGLNKLGWPVDLPKATMFAWAKIPEQYRALGSVEFSKKLLAEAKVAVSPGVGFGEHGDGHVRFSLIENEERTRQALRGIKQMFRNG
- a CDS encoding protein-disulfide reductase DsbD domain-containing protein; translated protein: MRFGVVLAGLILGSGTLVAQIGSLDAPAAKPKQYVSFAAEPQTLKAGAKSVVELNFRVMDGFHVNSHTPKSELLIPTAVTMKPVDGVKVGAVEYPAGTSYSFSFDPSEKLDVYSGAFTVKVPVVAEAGQHTVDGVLKYQACDHAACYPPKSLPVQVVFTAK
- a CDS encoding TlpA family protein disulfide reductase, giving the protein MKRSALFLGLIVVGISMLLWAGWHNLRERKLAMQRAQQNRVELIPDKAAQSGQSTVEGEEPQLRGKAAPGFALTSLEGKKVSLSDYKGRPVLVNFWATWCGPCKVEMPWFEEFRKQYAGQGFEILGLADDVDAGKDVIAKVAHKTGVSYPILLTDGKVQTAYGGLEVLPMSFYVDKNGLVVEVTAGLGTKDEIEANIKKTIASGSSAGTPAKQVAAGGQ
- a CDS encoding lipase family protein, producing the protein MNVQSAINAGLFVQFVANTWQDATGKNADLDDRPILNTTGQPIIPGKNYTVLKTLYACDLATDIHPNRPCDDGWKTMGILATNDNDPNDVFIAIRGTLTIWEWIQDVKFFPKPFSNVTGSGLTEDGFTDMYQSFSLKPSANPGVFINDLIALIPAQATVTVTGHSLGAAIATLFALDLAAHSKFPLTVYTLASPRVGDLTFHNVFDSTILNAFRVVNRLDIVPKTPPPPLYIHVGDESELVPKGQVSPTIPCEHHLTTYLNLLATEIGTQASYPIEADCVPGAKAIPLTNPRASTPAQV